Below is a window of Malus domestica chromosome 13, GDT2T_hap1 DNA.
TTTTTAAACTTTACAATCCTTTAATCTATATCGCATAAAACTCGAAACTAAACCGCATCGCACCGCTTACCGTCGGATAGAACAAGAAAAAGACCTTAGGAAAATGGAGAGTCTTTGTCCCGAAGCAGCTGAAACCATAGCCAGCAACGAAGACCTCCTTGCACATATCCTTCTTTGCATGCCCCCTAAATCTCTGCTCCGGTTCAAATCCGTCTCCAAGCACTGGCTCGCTCTTATCTCCGGCCCCAACTTCTGCAACCGCCATGCCCTCCAAAACCCAAATTCCAAGGTCTCTGCCTTCTTCGCCCGGACCATAATATCTCAAGAAATCTTCTTCACCTCTCTCGGCAACGACGAAAATCCATCTGGGTTTCGCTCCAAACCTCTCAATTTTATCGGCGACCCACGGGGCGTCGAGATTCTGCAGTCCTGCAACGGCTTGCTCCTGTGCTGCTCCTCCCTCAGCACGACCGGAAGGTACTACGTTGTCAATCCCACAACCAGTAAGTTCTCAACGTTCTTTTTTCCAGCTGCTACTAAATCGACAACCGTTTCGGGTGTCGCTTTGGCTTTCGATCCTGCGAAATCGATTCATTACAAGGTTGTCGTCGTTAGTACCATTTCTGAGTCAGTTGGAGGTTACCAATTTAAGGTCTTTTTGTCTGAGACCCGAAGTTGGAAGGTTTTTCGGGCTAATTTCCCTGCAAAATTCGATATGAACTTCAGCCGTGGAGTGCACTGCAATGGACTAATTAGTTGGATTGGCGATGCAAGTAAGGTTTTGCTCTATGACACAGATGAACATCGTTTCAGGACTGTGCCAAGTCCGCCGGGTCACGGTGGCTACCGATGGCATAGATATTTTGGGGAGTCTTGTGGCCATTTGCATCTTATCGAAATTTCTAGGCCGCAACTTTCGCAATTTGAGGTGCTGGAGATGGAGAAGGACTACTCTGGTTGGTTTGTCAAGTACAATGTCGACCTTAATGCCATAAGCTCTGCATTTCCGGAGATGGTTTGCAACCCTCTTGAACCCTACTACtcatttgttgttgtttttgttgatgaGCATGATTTGTCTATTTTGCTGCACATTCCCTGTAAGGTCATCTCTTATAATCTTAGGGATAAGAAAGTTTGTGACTTAACTCCCAAAAACATTTACACCAAGAG
It encodes the following:
- the LOC114820529 gene encoding F-box protein At5g07610-like isoform X1, whose amino-acid sequence is MESLCPEAAETIASNEDLLAHILLCMPPKSLLRFKSVSKHWLALISGPNFCNRHALQNPNSKVSAFFARTIISQEIFFTSLGNDENPSGFRSKPLNFIGDPRGVEILQSCNGLLLCCSSLSTTGRYYVVNPTTSKFSTFFFPAATKSTTVSGVALAFDPAKSIHYKVVVVSTISESVGGYQFKVFLSETRSWKVFRANFPAKFDMNFSRGVHCNGLISWIGDASKVLLYDTDEHRFRTVPSPPGHGGYRWHRYFGESCGHLHLIEISRPQLSQFEVLEMEKDYSGWFVKYNVDLNAISSAFPEMVLFWFELRYNDPPWDYIGHESYNVFHSWSGFAWSSRLKR
- the LOC114820529 gene encoding F-box protein At5g07610-like isoform X2, encoding MESLCPEAAETIASNEDLLAHILLCMPPKSLLRFKSVSKHWLALISGPNFCNRHALQNPNSKVSAFFARTIISQEIFFTSLGNDENPSGFRSKPLNFIGDPRGVEILQSCNGLLLCCSSLSTTGRYYVVNPTTSKFSTFFFPAATKSTTVSGVALAFDPAKSIHYKVVVVSTISESVGGYQFKVFLSETRSWKVFRANFPAKFDMNFSRGVHCNGLISWIGDASKVLLYDTDEHRFRTVPSPPGHGGYRWHRYFGESCGHLHLIEISRPQLSQFEVLEMEKDYSGWFVKYNVDLNAISSAFPEMT